In the Piscinibacter sp. XHJ-5 genome, one interval contains:
- a CDS encoding ABC transporter ATP-binding protein, translated as MTVVLETHSLVKRFGGLVATNEVSIKVERGARHALIGPNGAGKTTLINLLTGVIEPTSGRIVLEGEDITSTPAHRRVGRGLVRTFQINQLFGELTPLQSLALTVAQRLKHSARWWQPLGRDPAVAEACEKLLAEFHLTDVMHQRTAVLPYGKRRLLEIALAIAGEPRVLLLDEPAAGVPEGERQEIFDSLARLPADVSVVLIEHDMDLVFNFARQVTVLVNGTVFAEGDVASISVDPRVKAVYLGEGQAGHG; from the coding sequence GGGCTCGTCGCGACCAACGAGGTGTCGATCAAGGTGGAGCGCGGCGCACGCCACGCCCTGATCGGGCCCAACGGCGCCGGCAAGACCACGCTGATCAACCTGCTGACCGGCGTGATCGAGCCGACCTCCGGGCGCATCGTGCTCGAGGGCGAGGACATCACCTCGACGCCGGCGCACCGCCGCGTCGGCCGCGGCCTGGTCCGCACCTTCCAGATCAACCAGCTCTTCGGCGAGCTGACGCCGCTGCAATCGCTGGCGCTGACGGTGGCGCAGCGCCTGAAGCACAGCGCGCGCTGGTGGCAGCCGCTGGGCCGCGATCCGGCGGTGGCCGAGGCCTGCGAGAAGCTTCTCGCCGAGTTCCATCTCACCGACGTGATGCACCAGCGCACGGCGGTCCTTCCGTACGGCAAGCGCCGGCTGCTCGAGATCGCGTTGGCGATCGCGGGCGAGCCGCGCGTGCTGCTGCTCGACGAGCCCGCGGCCGGCGTCCCCGAGGGCGAGCGGCAGGAGATCTTCGACAGCCTGGCGCGCCTGCCGGCCGACGTGTCGGTGGTGCTGATCGAGCACGACATGGACCTGGTCTTCAACTTCGCCAGGCAGGTGACGGTGCTGGTGAACGGCACGGTGTTCGCCGAAGGCGACGTCGCGAGCATCTCGGTCGACCCGCGGGTGAAGGCGGTGTACCTCGGCGAAGGACAAGCGGGCCATGGCTGA